In Lentibacillus amyloliquefaciens, one DNA window encodes the following:
- a CDS encoding DUF4181 domain-containing protein translates to MAVLIIILIAILVLDQFINRKLIAKFNIEESDLGTKYVNKLHKYGEKILYWTSFIGMIIVINEFLHLGILIFVGMTAVFAFRTIMKRIYQKESKTYLLSAITCVLSILGLVAYGVTDYLNFI, encoded by the coding sequence ATGGCAGTCCTTATTATTATTCTAATTGCTATTCTGGTTTTAGATCAATTTATCAATCGAAAGCTAATAGCGAAATTTAATATAGAGGAATCCGATTTAGGTACAAAATACGTAAATAAACTACATAAATATGGTGAAAAAATACTCTATTGGACCAGTTTTATTGGGATGATTATAGTAATAAATGAATTCTTACATCTCGGAATACTTATTTTTGTGGGTATGACTGCTGTGTTCGCTTTTCGTACCATAATGAAAAGGATTTATCAAAAAGAAAGTAAAACATATCTCTTAAGTGCTATAACTTGTGTCTTATCTATTTTAGGATTGGTTGCCTATGGGGTAACGGATTACTTGAATTTTATTTAA
- a CDS encoding helix-turn-helix domain-containing protein, with translation MAIIINIDVMLAKRKMSVTELSERVGITMANLSILKNGKAKAIRLSTLESICKALDCQPGDILEHRDD, from the coding sequence ATGGCAATTATAATCAATATTGATGTGATGTTAGCTAAAAGAAAAATGAGTGTAACCGAGCTTTCGGAGAGAGTGGGAATCACTATGGCTAACCTTTCTATTTTGAAAAATGGAAAAGCAAAAGCGATTCGATTATCAACGTTAGAATCGATTTGTAAGGCTTTAGACTGTCAACCTGGTGATATTCTGGAACATAGAGATGACTAG
- a CDS encoding DUF3953 domain-containing protein, with amino-acid sequence MGGKNIFKILRVTFQIISVVLAGFMLITKDFEFIPYLALVVGITFLITGVVELKEDKRAFSGYMSIIVSLFIFFASILGFVLN; translated from the coding sequence GTGGGAGGGAAAAATATTTTTAAAATACTAAGAGTTACTTTTCAAATAATTAGTGTAGTGTTAGCAGGCTTTATGCTAATAACTAAAGATTTTGAGTTCATCCCTTACTTGGCGTTGGTAGTAGGTATAACTTTTTTGATTACTGGAGTAGTTGAACTTAAAGAAGATAAAAGAGCATTTTCGGGTTATATGAGTATTATTGTTTCCTTGTTTATATTTTTTGCTTCTATACTGGGATTCGTATTAAATTAA
- a CDS encoding DUF2975 domain-containing protein, producing the protein MKWKTTFLKAAVFFIGIIVLVLCIFLVPWMAEEMAKTYPKYAYLKVPVLLGVYLTMIPFFLALYQSAKLLSYIEKKIPFTERTVAALRHIKYYGIAIMVCDVLGLLFLFSQDAVQPGVFLLGFSVIFGSIVISVFAAILQELIRSALAIKEENDLTV; encoded by the coding sequence ATGAAGTGGAAAACAACATTTTTAAAGGCGGCGGTCTTTTTCATTGGCATCATTGTTCTGGTTTTGTGTATATTTTTAGTGCCTTGGATGGCAGAGGAAATGGCAAAAACCTACCCTAAGTATGCTTATTTAAAAGTGCCAGTTCTTTTGGGTGTATATCTGACAATGATCCCCTTTTTTCTGGCACTGTATCAGTCCGCCAAACTGTTGAGCTATATTGAGAAGAAAATTCCCTTCACGGAACGTACTGTAGCCGCTTTAAGGCATATCAAGTATTATGGAATTGCAATTATGGTTTGTGATGTATTGGGGCTGTTGTTCCTTTTCTCACAAGACGCTGTACAACCAGGAGTTTTTCTTTTAGGTTTTTCGGTTATTTTTGGATCTATTGTGATTTCAGTTTTTGCTGCTATTCTTCAGGAACTAATAAGAAGTGCATTGGCAATAAAAGAAGAAAATGATCTGACGGTCTGA
- a CDS encoding TIGR04104 family putative zinc finger protein yields the protein MQKCENCNAQFSWSKIYKSFWWMYKPVECESCGVRHEITIFGRFTFVILTILPMLIFMYFLTPFNNVFVTIGAGSLILIVGSFFTPFVIQYEKAS from the coding sequence TTGCAAAAATGTGAAAACTGCAATGCACAATTTAGCTGGAGTAAAATCTATAAATCGTTTTGGTGGATGTATAAACCAGTTGAATGTGAAAGCTGCGGTGTTAGACATGAAATAACTATTTTTGGCAGATTTACATTTGTTATTCTGACTATTTTACCAATGCTGATATTTATGTATTTCCTTACCCCTTTCAATAATGTCTTTGTAACCATTGGTGCAGGATCTCTTATATTAATTGTCGGTTCTTTCTTCACACCATTTGTTATTCAATACGAAAAGGCATCGTGA
- a CDS encoding GNAT family N-acetyltransferase has product MFTIPDVKFLDGTPNYFVVENIGQVSSESYFEKLLYEMMEYVTKENIHSVTIVLENNEASNANYLDLLERYGFVQHDIQYFYKRDLTSLEELYEKEAIGLKQIDKATTKLFKEVWQRVASESLNASSSLSIEKEFEGMKSELGSEYIQSCFIAYDDKTPIGITMPHIEPGTVDEGRLFYFGVVPEYHKKSLGTKLHKLSLHMLKEIGANYYVGATGHKNTPMQRIFQVNGCRMIDKKITYKLKSHID; this is encoded by the coding sequence GTGTTTACAATACCAGATGTTAAATTTCTCGATGGTACACCGAATTATTTTGTTGTAGAGAATATAGGCCAAGTATCTTCTGAGAGTTACTTTGAAAAGCTTCTATATGAAATGATGGAATACGTCACTAAGGAAAATATCCATTCTGTAACAATCGTTTTAGAAAATAATGAAGCATCAAACGCTAACTACCTTGATTTATTGGAGAGATATGGGTTTGTTCAGCACGACATACAATATTTTTATAAACGTGATTTGACTTCTTTAGAAGAATTATATGAGAAAGAAGCTATAGGTCTAAAACAGATTGATAAGGCAACTACCAAGTTATTTAAAGAAGTATGGCAAAGGGTTGCATCTGAATCTTTGAATGCTTCTTCTTCCCTTTCCATTGAAAAAGAATTTGAAGGTATGAAATCTGAATTGGGCTCTGAGTATATTCAAAGCTGTTTTATCGCTTATGACGACAAAACCCCTATTGGAATCACTATGCCACATATAGAACCAGGAACTGTTGATGAAGGGAGACTATTTTACTTTGGAGTTGTTCCCGAATATCATAAAAAATCATTAGGAACAAAGCTTCATAAACTTTCCTTACATATGCTTAAAGAAATAGGTGCCAACTACTATGTTGGCGCAACTGGACATAAAAATACTCCGATGCAGCGTATCTTTCAAGTAAATGGGTGTAGGATGATTGATAAGAAAATTACTTATAAATTAAAAAGTCATATCGATTAG
- a CDS encoding GNAT family N-acetyltransferase — MVEIIGDKVKLREATKEDIDELYYWKYKEKEQAAKKWNGPYIPEEKKTIEQYREIWMKDNEILPNVPDSLIIDVKGKLIGYTGSHWVDKNTNWLETGIVIYHKDFWNGGYGSEAYKLWIDFLFESTGIHRLGMSTWSGNIRMMKVAEKIGMQEEARIRNARTVDGEYFDAIKMGLLREEWE; from the coding sequence ATGGTTGAAATAATCGGAGATAAAGTTAAATTAAGAGAAGCGACAAAAGAAGACATCGACGAACTTTATTATTGGAAATACAAAGAAAAAGAACAAGCAGCTAAAAAATGGAATGGGCCATATATTCCAGAGGAAAAGAAAACAATAGAGCAATATAGGGAAATTTGGATGAAAGACAATGAAATACTTCCCAATGTACCAGATTCTTTAATTATTGATGTGAAAGGAAAATTGATTGGATATACCGGTTCACATTGGGTTGATAAAAATACAAATTGGTTAGAAACAGGTATTGTTATTTATCATAAAGATTTTTGGAACGGTGGCTATGGTTCGGAAGCTTATAAATTATGGATTGATTTTCTTTTTGAGTCTACTGGGATACATAGACTGGGTATGTCTACCTGGTCAGGGAATATAAGAATGATGAAGGTAGCCGAAAAAATTGGAATGCAGGAAGAAGCACGAATAAGGAATGCGAGAACGGTAGATGGTGAATATTTTGATGCAATTAAGATGGGATTGCTACGGGAAGAATGGGAATGA
- a CDS encoding iron chaperone has product MTKQKPQNIDEYVSQFPLETQRTLNALLTCLSEVVPEAEKGLKWGVPAFTYRRVLFTVGAFKNHINFYPTPATINTFNKELKPFSTTKSAIQLQLNQPLPFKLIREIARHRFKDVVENDAKWM; this is encoded by the coding sequence ATGACTAAACAAAAACCACAAAATATTGATGAATATGTATCTCAATTCCCATTGGAGACCCAGCGAACATTAAATGCTTTGCTAACATGTCTTTCTGAGGTAGTTCCAGAGGCAGAAAAGGGACTAAAATGGGGTGTTCCCGCATTTACTTATCGTAGGGTTTTGTTCACTGTTGGAGCATTTAAGAATCATATAAATTTTTATCCTACTCCTGCCACAATTAATACGTTTAACAAAGAACTAAAACCTTTCTCGACAACTAAAAGTGCGATACAGTTACAATTGAACCAGCCTTTACCATTTAAATTAATCCGTGAAATAGCCAGACATCGATTTAAGGATGTAGTGGAAAATGATGCAAAATGGATGTAA
- a CDS encoding CBO0543 family protein — protein MGHSNINKLAKKGTKLMEKIILWFLLILGIALFIFSLRKQPIKDWLLSFLLTSYSALILGTIVVEFKLIKYLVLSNHVNAGYLYELLLFPVIGVYFYQTSYRSNLPGIIFQCALYTSGLTIVEVIIEEYTNIVEFVNWHWTYTLLSVFCFMLAIRFLLKLINRKNKY, from the coding sequence ATGGGGCATAGTAATATAAACAAGTTAGCAAAGAAAGGTACTAAACTTATGGAAAAAATAATTCTGTGGTTCCTCCTGATACTAGGTATTGCCCTTTTTATCTTTAGTTTAAGAAAACAGCCTATAAAAGATTGGTTGTTGTCTTTTTTACTCACTTCTTACTCAGCATTGATTTTAGGCACAATCGTTGTAGAATTTAAATTGATTAAATACCTTGTATTAAGTAATCACGTTAATGCGGGCTATCTTTACGAGCTTCTGTTATTTCCAGTTATTGGAGTTTACTTTTATCAAACGTCCTATCGTTCAAATTTGCCGGGTATCATTTTCCAATGTGCTTTATACACATCAGGATTAACCATTGTTGAAGTAATTATAGAGGAGTATACCAACATAGTCGAATTCGTAAATTGGCACTGGACATATACGCTTTTAAGCGTTTTTTGCTTCATGCTTGCCATTCGTTTTTTGTTGAAATTAATAAACCGGAAAAACAAATATTAA
- a CDS encoding SRPBCC family protein, whose protein sequence is MNEYGKLYERDGRCVLQFERFFAHKPERVFRYITDPDYFTKWYPFATGEMDLNEGGKIDFDDGEGTKYEGVITAFEPPVVFAFREVDDLLRIELQNTSDGCRMTFEHTFDDWSWASATAAGWHRCLDALGMMVNAQPPEWPDNGAELREFYREAFDSN, encoded by the coding sequence ATGAATGAATATGGAAAGTTATATGAAAGAGATGGTCGTTGTGTTTTGCAATTTGAGCGTTTTTTTGCACATAAACCTGAGAGAGTTTTCCGCTACATAACGGATCCTGATTACTTTACCAAGTGGTATCCGTTTGCAACGGGAGAGATGGATCTCAATGAAGGTGGCAAAATTGACTTTGATGATGGAGAAGGAACGAAGTATGAAGGAGTGATTACTGCATTCGAGCCACCTGTGGTTTTTGCTTTTCGTGAGGTTGATGATTTGCTGCGAATCGAATTGCAAAACACCTCCGATGGATGTCGAATGACATTTGAGCATACGTTTGATGACTGGTCTTGGGCGTCAGCAACAGCTGCAGGATGGCATCGCTGTCTTGATGCATTGGGTATGATGGTTAACGCACAGCCGCCTGAATGGCCGGATAATGGAGCTGAGTTAAGGGAATTTTATCGGGAAGCATTTGATTCGAATTAG
- a CDS encoding cupin domain-containing protein translates to MDYTNPNLHYSYDMEQSRFFTKNQHNYVNVLGKEQMQTMGNVFLLDVFLSSGNIVEPHYHLNASELIYCITGETIVSMINPSTNELNNIRIQPQQVVTIPQGWWHYFAANKDNTHVLTIYDISELNTVWGSDVLRLTPPQVFAHTYCLDKEQIQQALQPIRDTVIIGPPADCNQRRGSYSNKQAYYQPYYHPSVPYYYTSQMQPPYNQP, encoded by the coding sequence ATGGATTATACAAATCCCAATTTGCACTATTCGTATGACATGGAACAAAGCAGATTCTTTACCAAAAACCAACACAATTATGTGAATGTACTTGGCAAGGAACAAATGCAAACGATGGGAAATGTATTTTTGCTTGACGTGTTTTTAAGTTCCGGTAATATTGTTGAGCCGCATTATCATTTAAACGCATCCGAGTTAATTTATTGTATTACCGGCGAAACAATCGTTTCAATGATCAATCCATCCACGAATGAATTGAACAATATTCGAATCCAACCCCAGCAAGTGGTGACGATTCCACAAGGTTGGTGGCATTATTTTGCTGCAAATAAGGATAACACACATGTCCTTACCATTTATGATATATCCGAGCTCAATACTGTTTGGGGTTCCGATGTGCTTCGTTTGACGCCTCCTCAGGTGTTTGCTCATACGTATTGCCTTGATAAAGAACAGATTCAGCAAGCATTGCAGCCAATCAGGGATACGGTCATTATTGGACCGCCGGCAGATTGTAATCAAAGAAGAGGCAGTTACAGCAATAAGCAGGCTTACTATCAACCCTACTATCACCCTTCCGTTCCATATTATTACACGAGTCAAATGCAGCCACCATATAACCAGCCTTAA